In Flavivirga abyssicola, the following are encoded in one genomic region:
- a CDS encoding methylated-DNA--[protein]-cysteine S-methyltransferase, which yields METCIIQSPLGYTKINGDHHGISSVNVLNSEEKVTEIIPLELEDCARQLKEYFEGKRNQFNLKLNPQGTDFQKKVWKLLEQIPHGKTLSYLELSKQLGDVKAIRAVANANGKNPLWIIVPCHRVIGSDGSLTGYAGGLHRKKWLLEHESPYKQQSLF from the coding sequence ATGGAAACTTGCATTATACAATCACCTTTAGGTTATACTAAAATAAATGGAGATCATCATGGAATCTCTTCTGTTAATGTTTTAAATTCTGAAGAAAAAGTAACCGAAATTATTCCCTTAGAGTTAGAAGACTGTGCACGTCAGCTTAAAGAATATTTTGAAGGAAAGCGCAATCAATTCAATCTAAAATTAAACCCTCAGGGAACCGATTTTCAAAAAAAAGTCTGGAAACTACTTGAGCAAATTCCCCATGGAAAAACACTTTCTTATTTAGAGTTATCTAAGCAATTAGGCGATGTAAAAGCAATTCGAGCAGTAGCAAATGCGAATGGAAAAAATCCCCTATGGATTATTGTCCCTTGTCACCGTGTTATTGGTAGTGATGGTAGTTTAACGGGTTATGCTGGTGGTTTACATCGTAAAAAATGGTTATTAGAGCATGAAAGCCCCTATAAGCAACAATCTCTTTTTTAA
- a CDS encoding DUF4442 domain-containing protein produces the protein MYRILTKILKRFLSDKQIYKYGFNLSPMYRRSTGKVIEVSDNLHYVKIKIPLSFKNRNFVGSIFGGSLFSATDPIYMIQLMNILGEDYIVWDKAASIKYKRPGKDTLYCEFEFSIDEINTFKKDISNKGEIDIVKTPTIVDKEGNTIAELSKTIYVANKAFYKEKRKQKESYKSSL, from the coding sequence ATGTACAGAATACTTACTAAAATCTTGAAACGCTTTTTATCTGATAAACAGATATATAAATATGGATTTAACTTATCACCTATGTATAGACGATCAACAGGTAAAGTTATTGAAGTGAGCGACAATTTGCATTATGTTAAAATAAAAATTCCCTTAAGTTTTAAAAATAGAAATTTTGTCGGATCTATATTTGGTGGTAGTTTATTTTCGGCTACAGACCCGATTTACATGATTCAACTTATGAATATTTTAGGTGAAGATTATATTGTTTGGGATAAAGCTGCATCTATAAAATATAAACGTCCAGGAAAAGATACACTATATTGTGAATTCGAGTTTAGTATTGATGAAATTAACACTTTTAAAAAGGATATATCCAACAAAGGTGAAATAGATATTGTAAAGACCCCAACGATAGTAGACAAAGAAGGGAACACCATAGCAGAATTGAGTAAAACTATTTATGTTGCCAATAAAGCATTCTATAAAGAAAAACGCAAACAGAAAGAAAGCTATAAATCTTCATTATAA
- the hemE gene encoding uroporphyrinogen decarboxylase, translated as MSIKNDLFLRALKGETVNRPPVWMMRQAGRYLPEFIAIREKYDFFTRCRTPELASEITVQPIRRYGMDAAILFSDILVIPQAMNIEVQMKPNFGPYLPNPVRTQKDVDNAIVPDVKVELDYVYQAIKATKELLNDDIPLIGFAGSPWTILCYCVQGQGSKTFDKAKEFCFTNPIAAHQLLQKITDTTIAYLKEKVKAGVNAVQVFDSWGGMLSPVDYQEFSWQYINQIIEALKDDAPVIAFGKGCWFALGDMAKSNASALGVDWTCSPRNARYLTGGNITLQGNFDPSRLLSPPSEIKKMVHQMINDFGKDKYIVNLGHGILPNIPLDHAKAFIDAVKEYSPS; from the coding sequence ATGAGTATAAAGAACGATTTATTTTTAAGAGCTTTAAAAGGAGAAACCGTTAATCGCCCACCAGTTTGGATGATGCGTCAAGCCGGACGTTACTTACCTGAATTCATAGCGATTCGTGAGAAATACGATTTCTTTACACGTTGTAGAACGCCAGAACTTGCTAGTGAAATTACCGTACAGCCTATTAGACGCTACGGAATGGATGCTGCTATTTTATTTAGTGATATTTTGGTTATTCCTCAAGCTATGAATATTGAGGTGCAAATGAAACCTAATTTTGGTCCGTATTTGCCAAATCCTGTCCGTACTCAAAAAGATGTCGACAATGCTATTGTTCCAGACGTAAAAGTAGAACTTGATTATGTATATCAAGCTATAAAGGCAACGAAAGAATTACTTAATGATGATATTCCGTTAATTGGGTTTGCAGGTTCACCATGGACCATTTTATGCTATTGTGTGCAAGGTCAGGGGAGCAAAACCTTTGATAAAGCCAAAGAATTTTGTTTTACCAACCCAATTGCAGCACACCAATTACTTCAAAAAATAACAGATACAACCATTGCTTATTTAAAAGAGAAAGTAAAAGCAGGTGTTAATGCCGTACAAGTATTCGACTCTTGGGGTGGCATGCTATCACCGGTTGACTATCAGGAATTCTCCTGGCAATATATTAACCAAATTATTGAAGCCTTAAAAGACGACGCTCCAGTAATAGCTTTCGGAAAAGGTTGCTGGTTTGCTCTTGGAGACATGGCAAAAAGTAATGCATCTGCTTTAGGTGTAGACTGGACGTGTTCACCAAGAAATGCGCGTTATTTAACAGGTGGGAACATCACCCTTCAAGGAAATTTTGATCCATCTCGTTTGCTATCGCCGCCTTCAGAAATAAAGAAAATGGTACACCAAATGATTAATGATTTTGGTAAAGACAAATATATTGTAAATCTAGGCCATGGTATTTTACCTAACATTCCGTTAGACCATGCCAAAGCATTTATTGATGCAGTAAAAGAATATAGTCCCTCTTAA
- the hemF gene encoding oxygen-dependent coproporphyrinogen oxidase: MKDKFYQYIQDLQDRITSKLEAIDGKAKFQQDIWKRPEGGGGRTRVIENGHVFEKGGVNISGVHGKLPKSMQAYFKVGDVDFFACGLSLVLHPKNPMVPTVHANWRYFEMYDKQGEIIDSWFGGGQDLTPYYLFEDDATHFHQTCKTACDNHNPEFYPKYKARCDEYFYNAHRNEGRGIGGLFFDYCKASETMTMENWYDFVTEVGDSFLEAYVPIVEKRKALKYTEAQRNWQEIRRGRYVEFNLVHDKGTLFGLKTNGRIESILMSLPPHVQWVYDHQPEAGSEEEKLINILKNPIDWVNK, from the coding sequence ATGAAAGACAAATTCTATCAATACATACAAGATTTACAAGATCGCATCACATCAAAACTTGAAGCAATCGATGGTAAAGCTAAATTTCAACAAGATATATGGAAACGACCCGAAGGTGGTGGTGGACGTACCAGAGTTATTGAAAACGGACATGTTTTTGAAAAAGGAGGTGTAAATATTTCTGGTGTTCATGGCAAACTTCCAAAATCGATGCAAGCCTATTTTAAAGTAGGTGATGTTGATTTTTTCGCCTGTGGATTAAGTTTAGTGTTACACCCTAAAAACCCCATGGTTCCAACAGTTCATGCTAACTGGCGTTATTTTGAAATGTATGACAAACAAGGAGAAATTATTGATAGTTGGTTTGGTGGCGGACAAGATTTAACGCCTTATTATTTGTTTGAAGACGATGCTACACATTTTCATCAAACTTGTAAAACAGCTTGCGATAATCATAACCCAGAATTTTATCCAAAATATAAAGCCCGTTGCGACGAATATTTTTATAACGCACATCGTAATGAAGGTAGAGGTATAGGTGGTTTGTTTTTCGATTATTGTAAAGCTTCAGAAACCATGACCATGGAAAATTGGTATGACTTTGTAACCGAAGTTGGTGATAGTTTTTTGGAAGCTTACGTACCCATTGTTGAAAAACGGAAAGCATTAAAATACACAGAAGCCCAACGAAATTGGCAGGAAATTCGTCGCGGGCGTTATGTGGAGTTTAATTTAGTACATGATAAAGGAACCCTTTTTGGTCTAAAAACAAACGGGCGTATAGAAAGTATTTTAATGAGTTTACCTCCTCATGTACAATGGGTTTACGATCATCAACCTGAAGCTGGAAGTGAAGAAGAAAAATTAATAAATATTTTAAAAAACCCAATAGATTGGGTAAACAAATAA
- a CDS encoding GNAT family N-acetyltransferase, whose product MLSFNGYHIEPIQLQDAWNLCNFITANEDRLKRYFPKTLAQNLTPDLSKFFVEKKVKQFSLKEEFLFTIKEKVPKELVGLIYIKELDWDKKQGEFAYCIGYPFEGEGIMTKAISYLSDFAFSDLNLKTLQIIVHKDNIASVRVAENCNFTWIKTLKNEYTPPGEASLNMELYELYKEIEH is encoded by the coding sequence ATGCTTAGTTTTAATGGGTATCATATAGAACCTATCCAATTACAAGACGCTTGGAATTTATGCAATTTTATTACCGCAAATGAGGATCGGTTAAAACGCTATTTTCCTAAAACATTAGCACAAAATTTAACACCAGATTTATCCAAGTTCTTTGTAGAGAAAAAAGTAAAACAATTTAGCTTAAAAGAAGAGTTTCTGTTTACTATTAAAGAGAAAGTACCAAAGGAATTAGTTGGCTTGATTTATATAAAAGAACTTGACTGGGATAAAAAGCAAGGTGAGTTTGCTTATTGTATTGGCTACCCTTTTGAAGGAGAAGGAATCATGACTAAAGCTATTAGCTACTTATCAGATTTCGCTTTTTCTGACTTAAACTTAAAAACGCTTCAAATTATTGTTCACAAAGACAATATAGCCAGCGTAAGGGTTGCTGAAAATTGCAATTTCACATGGATTAAAACACTTAAAAATGAATATACTCCTCCTGGAGAAGCTTCTTTAAATATGGAATTATATGAATTATATAAAGAGATTGAACACTAA
- a CDS encoding CNNM domain-containing protein, which yields MSALIFWATISIFFSFLCSILEAVLLTVTPTFINVKKQEGKDYAFTLERLKKDVDKPLIAILTLNTIAHTLGAMMVGIQAEKLPYKIELAGINTVGVISAIMTLLILIASEIIPKTIGATYWKGLANFTSKALTILIFPLKWTGILWLLQLTTKLIGGKGHGSILSREDFHAMTEIAQEKGVFQENESKIIKNLLTFKEVLAKDIMTPRTVMLTVDQNTTVEDFFNTNMNLRFSRIPIYSNEPDNIKGLVLKDEVFKEMALNHGDKKLSDLKRPIIIVNRSLPIPNLFEQLVESRNHMALVVDEYGSVNGLVTMEDAIETLLGLEIMDESDNVSDLQHLARKSWETRAKKLGILDE from the coding sequence ATGAGTGCATTAATTTTTTGGGCAACAATTTCCATTTTCTTTTCTTTTTTATGCTCTATTTTAGAGGCTGTCCTGTTAACTGTTACACCAACATTTATAAACGTAAAAAAGCAGGAAGGTAAAGACTATGCATTTACATTAGAACGCTTAAAAAAAGATGTAGATAAGCCACTAATTGCTATACTTACTTTAAACACGATAGCACATACGTTGGGAGCGATGATGGTTGGTATCCAAGCCGAAAAACTGCCTTATAAAATAGAACTGGCTGGAATTAATACCGTTGGAGTTATTTCAGCTATTATGACCTTACTAATTTTAATTGCTTCCGAAATTATTCCAAAAACCATTGGTGCAACTTACTGGAAAGGCTTAGCAAATTTCACATCTAAAGCATTAACCATTTTAATTTTTCCTTTAAAATGGACAGGAATATTATGGCTTTTACAACTAACCACTAAACTCATTGGAGGTAAAGGTCATGGAAGTATACTAAGCCGCGAAGATTTTCATGCTATGACGGAAATCGCTCAGGAAAAAGGTGTGTTTCAAGAAAATGAAAGTAAAATCATTAAAAATTTATTGACTTTTAAAGAAGTTTTAGCAAAAGATATTATGACTCCCAGAACTGTTATGTTGACGGTTGATCAAAATACCACTGTTGAAGATTTTTTTAATACAAACATGAACCTTCGTTTTTCAAGAATCCCTATATATTCAAATGAACCAGACAACATAAAGGGGTTGGTGCTCAAAGATGAAGTCTTTAAAGAAATGGCGCTTAATCATGGAGATAAAAAACTATCCGATTTAAAAAGACCTATTATTATTGTTAATCGTAGTTTACCTATTCCAAATCTATTTGAACAATTAGTTGAAAGTAGAAATCATATGGCTTTGGTTGTTGATGAGTATGGTTCTGTAAATGGTTTAGTAACCATGGAAGATGCTATTGAAACATTGTTAGGTTTAGAAATTATGGACGAAAGCGATAATGTTTCAGATCTTCAACATCTGGCGCGTAAGAGCTGGGAAACAAGGGCTAAAAAACTAGGTATTTTGGATGAATAA
- a CDS encoding EI24 domain-containing protein has protein sequence MIKNIILGIKAYFGAFSLISKLKLWKYFAIPMLISFITAIVVFTSAYGLSDNVGAFISKIWIWDWGKETFTTISSFIGGLFIVVIGLILFKHIIMALSAPFMSPVSEKIEAHLTGNTQHAHRNTTFLQQLWRGIRINGRNLLMELVLTIPILLLKFIPFVNIFSTILLFLVQAYYAGFGNMDYTLERHFKYQQSTAFVRRNRGLAIGNGIVFILFLLIPVIGVILVLPLSVTAATTKTVEALQLKTKLHNA, from the coding sequence ATGATTAAAAACATAATATTAGGAATCAAAGCATATTTCGGGGCTTTTAGTTTAATCTCTAAACTAAAGCTTTGGAAATATTTTGCAATTCCTATGCTCATAAGTTTTATAACTGCTATTGTTGTTTTTACTTCAGCCTATGGATTATCTGATAATGTAGGGGCTTTTATTTCGAAAATCTGGATATGGGATTGGGGAAAAGAAACCTTTACAACAATTAGTTCTTTTATCGGCGGGCTCTTTATAGTTGTTATCGGGTTAATCCTTTTCAAACATATCATCATGGCATTATCAGCGCCATTTATGAGTCCTGTATCCGAAAAAATAGAAGCACATTTAACAGGAAATACACAACACGCACATAGAAACACAACATTTTTGCAACAACTTTGGCGTGGTATAAGAATTAATGGAAGAAACTTACTCATGGAACTCGTATTAACCATTCCAATACTTCTTTTAAAGTTTATACCGTTTGTTAATATCTTTTCTACTATATTACTCTTTTTAGTCCAAGCCTATTATGCTGGTTTTGGTAATATGGATTACACCTTAGAGCGCCATTTTAAATATCAGCAAAGCACGGCATTTGTTAGAAGAAATCGCGGTTTGGCCATTGGTAATGGTATTGTATTTATCTTGTTTTTATTAATTCCTGTTATTGGTGTTATACTGGTATTGCCATTATCGGTAACTGCCGCAACAACAAAAACAGTAGAAGCGCTTCAATTAAAAACCAAGCTTCATAATGCTTAG
- the hemB gene encoding porphobilinogen synthase: MYPLKRNRRLRTGEAIRSLVRETIITPNDFLVPLFVVEGKGIKDEIPSMPNYFRYSLDLLEGEVKELWKLGLKSVLLFVKVPDNLKDNKGSEALNPNGLMQRAIKTVKNACPDMLVMTDVALDPYSAYGHDGIIENGQVLNDETVDVLSEMSVSHAAAGANFVAPSDMMDGRILSIREALEDEGFINTGIMSYSAKYASAFYGPFRDALDSAPVDLADIPKDKKTYQMDYANRFEAIRETEMDIDEGADIVMVKPGISYLDILREIKNDVDVPVAVYQVSGEYAMIKAAAEKGWLDHDQIMMETTTAFKRAGADIIASYFAKDVIKLLS, translated from the coding sequence ATGTATCCATTAAAAAGAAATAGAAGACTAAGAACTGGTGAAGCCATTCGTTCTTTAGTTCGTGAAACTATAATTACTCCTAATGATTTTTTAGTACCTCTGTTTGTTGTAGAAGGAAAAGGTATTAAAGATGAAATTCCATCCATGCCAAATTATTTCCGCTATAGTTTGGATTTACTTGAAGGTGAAGTAAAAGAATTATGGAAATTAGGTTTAAAATCGGTATTGCTTTTTGTAAAAGTTCCAGATAATTTAAAAGACAATAAAGGCTCAGAAGCTTTAAATCCTAACGGACTCATGCAACGTGCTATTAAAACGGTTAAAAATGCATGTCCTGATATGTTAGTTATGACTGATGTAGCCCTTGATCCTTATTCAGCCTACGGACATGATGGTATTATTGAAAACGGACAAGTTTTGAATGATGAAACTGTTGACGTTTTAAGTGAAATGAGTGTATCACATGCGGCGGCAGGTGCTAATTTTGTTGCTCCTAGTGATATGATGGATGGTCGCATTTTGTCTATTCGCGAAGCTTTAGAAGATGAAGGTTTTATCAATACTGGCATTATGAGCTACTCGGCAAAATATGCCTCAGCGTTTTATGGGCCTTTTCGTGATGCATTAGACTCTGCTCCTGTGGATTTAGCAGATATTCCAAAAGACAAAAAAACATATCAAATGGATTACGCTAATCGTTTTGAAGCTATTAGAGAAACCGAAATGGATATAGATGAAGGCGCCGATATTGTTATGGTAAAACCAGGTATTTCATATTTGGATATATTAAGAGAAATTAAAAATGACGTTGATGTTCCTGTTGCAGTATATCAGGTGTCCGGAGAATATGCTATGATTAAAGCAGCAGCAGAAAAAGGCTGGTTGGATCACGACCAAATTATGATGGAAACAACTACCGCATTTAAGCGTGCAGGTGCCGATATTATAGCTTCTTATTTTGCTAAAGACGTGATTAAGTTATTGTCCTAA
- a CDS encoding ABC transporter ATP-binding protein, whose protein sequence is MQENIILKIKDLSISFGNNDVIHNISYHLNKNEILGIVGESGSGKSVSSLAILGLLPKKISKITSGSIIYNNKDLTNLAPKAFQNIRGKKIAMIFQEPMSSLNPSMTCGKQVQEILLQHTKLSKQESKDETILLFEKVKLPDAVRVYNSYPHEISGGQKQRVMIAMAIACKPDILIADEPTTALDVTVQKEIIKLLKTLQVDTKMSVIFITHDLALISEIADRVLVMYKGDIVEQGDVSTIFKAPKHVYTKALINSRPSLDTRLKTLPTIDDYLNNTTSNDVITIEQRKLQHKKLYNKAPLLEVINVEKEYISKSGWFTKPESFKAVNDVSFKLYEGETLGLVGESGCGKSTLGNAILQLDKATAGQILYNGTDITKLPNSEIKKLRKDIQIIFQDPYSSLNPRIPIGEAIMEPMKVHNLFSDSERKEKAIDILNRVGLSEDYFDRYPHEFSGGQRQRIGIARTIALQPKLIVCDESVSALDISVQAQVLNLLNELKETFGFTYIFISHDLAVVKYMSDQLLVMNKGKIEELGDADVIYSTPKKEYTKKLIEAIPKGL, encoded by the coding sequence ATGCAAGAAAACATTATTTTAAAGATTAAGGATCTTTCCATTTCATTTGGAAATAATGACGTGATTCACAATATTTCATATCATCTAAATAAAAATGAAATATTGGGTATTGTGGGAGAATCTGGCTCAGGAAAATCAGTATCCTCTTTGGCTATTTTAGGTTTGCTTCCAAAAAAGATTTCAAAAATCACCTCTGGCAGTATTATTTATAATAATAAAGATTTAACTAATCTTGCTCCAAAAGCATTTCAAAATATTCGAGGGAAAAAAATTGCCATGATTTTCCAGGAACCTATGAGTTCTTTAAACCCTTCAATGACCTGTGGAAAACAGGTTCAGGAAATATTATTACAGCATACTAAGCTTTCTAAACAAGAATCAAAAGATGAAACTATATTATTATTTGAAAAAGTAAAACTTCCAGACGCAGTAAGAGTCTATAACTCTTATCCACATGAAATTTCTGGCGGACAGAAACAACGTGTTATGATTGCCATGGCCATTGCTTGTAAACCAGATATTTTAATTGCTGATGAGCCAACCACAGCGCTAGATGTTACCGTTCAAAAGGAAATTATTAAACTACTAAAGACTTTACAAGTCGACACAAAAATGAGTGTTATTTTCATTACTCACGATTTGGCTTTAATTTCCGAAATAGCAGATAGAGTTTTAGTTATGTATAAAGGCGATATTGTTGAACAAGGTGATGTTTCAACTATTTTTAAAGCTCCAAAACATGTTTATACTAAAGCACTTATTAACTCACGTCCCTCTTTAGATACACGATTAAAAACATTACCAACTATAGACGATTATTTAAATAATACGACTTCAAATGACGTTATAACGATTGAGCAACGTAAACTTCAACATAAAAAACTATACAACAAAGCCCCTCTGCTAGAGGTTATAAATGTTGAAAAAGAATATATATCTAAATCAGGTTGGTTTACTAAACCAGAATCATTTAAGGCTGTAAACGATGTTAGTTTCAAGTTATACGAAGGCGAAACATTAGGGTTAGTAGGTGAATCTGGCTGTGGCAAATCTACACTAGGGAATGCCATCCTTCAATTAGACAAGGCAACTGCTGGACAAATATTATATAATGGAACTGATATTACTAAATTGCCTAATTCTGAAATTAAAAAGCTACGGAAAGATATCCAAATTATTTTTCAGGATCCATACTCCTCATTAAACCCCAGAATTCCTATTGGCGAAGCTATCATGGAGCCGATGAAGGTTCATAATCTTTTTTCGGATAGCGAACGAAAAGAAAAGGCTATTGATATTTTAAACCGTGTTGGCTTATCTGAAGATTATTTTGACCGTTATCCTCATGAATTTTCAGGGGGACAAAGACAGCGTATTGGAATTGCAAGAACCATTGCTTTACAACCCAAATTAATTGTGTGTGATGAGTCCGTTTCTGCATTAGACATATCGGTTCAAGCTCAAGTTTTAAACCTCTTGAATGAGCTTAAAGAAACTTTTGGCTTTACATATATTTTCATTTCACACGATTTGGCCGTTGTAAAATATATGTCCGATCAATTACTGGTAATGAATAAAGGTAAGATTGAAGAATTAGGTGATGCAGATGTTATCTATAGCACACCGAAAAAAGAATATACTAAAAAATTAATTGAAGCCATCCCTAAGGGATTATAA
- a CDS encoding 3'-5' exonuclease: MISKLNLENILFLDIETVPETQYFSELDEDKQALWDKKSQYQRKDEFTAEEFYDRAGIWAEFGKIVCISVGYFNILNDVRTFRVTSFYGDEIKILKDFKNLLISHFSETKHLLCAHNGKEFDFPYIARRMIINNIELPYKLNLFGKKPWEVPHLDTLELWKFGDYKSYTSLKLLTNVLGIPSPKDDIDGSEVYRVYYEENEVDRIIIYCEKDTIAVAQIFLRLRGDDLLIDDEIIHI, encoded by the coding sequence ATGATTTCAAAACTAAATTTAGAAAATATCTTATTTCTAGACATTGAAACTGTTCCTGAAACACAGTATTTTTCAGAGTTAGATGAAGATAAACAAGCCCTTTGGGACAAAAAATCCCAATACCAACGCAAAGACGAATTTACCGCCGAAGAATTTTACGATCGTGCTGGGATTTGGGCTGAATTTGGAAAAATAGTCTGTATCTCCGTTGGATATTTTAATATTTTAAATGATGTACGCACCTTTAGAGTGACCTCATTTTATGGTGATGAAATTAAAATTTTAAAAGATTTTAAGAACTTATTAATCTCGCATTTTAGTGAAACAAAACATCTTCTCTGTGCTCATAATGGTAAAGAATTTGACTTTCCCTACATTGCACGTCGCATGATAATTAATAACATTGAATTACCTTATAAACTAAATCTCTTTGGAAAAAAGCCCTGGGAAGTACCTCATTTGGATACTTTAGAATTATGGAAATTTGGAGATTATAAAAGTTATACCTCATTAAAATTATTAACTAATGTTTTAGGAATTCCTTCACCAAAAGATGATATTGATGGTAGTGAAGTATATCGCGTATATTATGAAGAAAATGAAGTTGATAGAATTATTATTTATTGTGAAAAAGATACCATTGCTGTAGCTCAAATATTTTTAAGATTGCGCGGTGATGACCTTTTAATTGATGATGAAATTATTCACATTTAA
- a CDS encoding CoA transferase subunit B, protein MLDKTGIAKRIAKEVKNGYYVNLGIGIPTLVANYVRSDIEVEFQSENGVLGMGPFPFEGEEDADIINAGKQTITTLPGASFFDSAMSFSMIRGQHVDLTILGAMEVAENGDIANWKIPGKMVKGMGGAMDLVASAENIIVAMMHTNKRGESKLLKQCSLPLTGVGCVKKIVTNMAVLEVTNNGFKLLERAPGVSVEEIKNATEGSLIVDRDIPEMVL, encoded by the coding sequence ATGTTAGATAAAACCGGAATAGCAAAACGAATAGCTAAAGAAGTAAAGAATGGATATTATGTTAACCTAGGAATAGGTATACCTACTTTGGTTGCAAATTATGTAAGAAGCGATATAGAAGTAGAATTTCAAAGTGAAAATGGTGTTTTAGGTATGGGGCCATTTCCATTTGAAGGTGAAGAAGATGCCGATATTATAAATGCAGGAAAGCAAACCATAACGACATTGCCAGGAGCTAGTTTTTTTGATTCAGCAATGAGCTTCTCTATGATACGAGGACAACATGTAGACCTAACCATTTTGGGGGCTATGGAAGTTGCAGAAAATGGAGATATAGCTAATTGGAAGATCCCAGGTAAAATGGTAAAGGGTATGGGAGGTGCGATGGACTTAGTTGCTAGTGCAGAAAATATTATTGTTGCTATGATGCATACAAATAAAAGAGGTGAATCTAAACTTTTAAAACAATGCTCATTGCCATTAACAGGTGTAGGCTGTGTAAAAAAGATCGTAACTAATATGGCCGTTCTTGAGGTGACAAACAATGGGTTTAAACTTTTAGAACGTGCCCCAGGAGTATCTGTAGAAGAGATAAAAAATGCCACCGAGGGTAGCTTAATTGTTGATAGAGATATTCCAGAAATGGTATTGTAA
- a CDS encoding serine hydrolase domain-containing protein: protein MKLLKKLLKWIAIIIGVIILLLYIFDYSYILRGVRIVYLTGHKTVFIDDYPYFENDTIKSGDNFQPWLLHKKYNNAKPTEKLNKINSELETVAYLIIKNDSIFYEWYAPNYGKESKTNSFSVTKSITTSMLGKAIMDGYIKSLDQPVTDFYPEYGDIKTTVGDLASMASGLNWVEHYTSPFSLTARANYDDDLAETILNLKAVKTPGKEFEYLSGNTQLLGMIIQKATGKTLANYLSESFWKPMGASQDALWQVDDEENRLAKTFCCISSNARDFARFGKLYKDYGKWNGKQILDSVFVAKSMSPRFANSPEYGYGWWIKKMKKKRFFLMRGHHSQYIIVEPNDNVIIVRLGHHTSADEGKKPFTIDTDIYIEEAYKMLNQ from the coding sequence ATGAAATTACTCAAAAAACTTTTAAAATGGATCGCTATAATCATCGGTGTTATTATTCTATTACTTTACATTTTTGACTATAGCTATATTTTAAGGGGTGTCCGTATTGTTTACTTAACTGGGCACAAAACGGTTTTCATAGATGACTATCCTTACTTTGAAAATGATACTATTAAAAGCGGAGATAATTTTCAGCCTTGGTTATTACATAAAAAATATAATAATGCTAAACCTACCGAAAAATTAAATAAGATTAATAGTGAATTAGAAACTGTTGCCTATTTAATTATTAAAAATGATAGTATTTTTTACGAGTGGTACGCTCCTAATTATGGAAAAGAATCTAAGACAAATTCTTTTTCTGTAACAAAAAGCATTACTACATCTATGCTTGGCAAAGCTATTATGGATGGTTATATTAAAAGCTTAGACCAACCTGTTACTGACTTTTACCCAGAATATGGTGATATAAAAACAACTGTTGGTGATTTGGCTTCCATGGCTTCTGGTTTAAATTGGGTGGAACATTATACGAGCCCTTTTTCTCTAACTGCAAGAGCCAATTATGATGATGATTTAGCTGAAACCATTTTAAATCTTAAAGCAGTTAAAACACCAGGAAAAGAATTTGAATATTTAAGTGGAAACACTCAACTATTAGGCATGATAATTCAAAAAGCTACAGGAAAAACCTTAGCTAATTACCTTTCAGAAAGTTTTTGGAAACCAATGGGAGCATCTCAAGACGCATTATGGCAGGTAGATGACGAAGAAAACAGATTAGCAAAAACGTTTTGTTGTATCTCTAGTAATGCTAGGGATTTTGCGCGCTTTGGTAAGCTTTATAAAGATTATGGCAAATGGAATGGCAAACAAATTTTAGATTCTGTTTTTGTAGCAAAATCGATGTCACCCCGATTTGCCAATAGCCCAGAATATGGTTACGGATGGTGGATAAAAAAAATGAAAAAGAAACGTTTTTTTCTAATGCGAGGGCATCACAGTCAGTACATAATTGTTGAACCAAATGACAATGTGATTATTGTAAGATTAGGACACCATACCTCAGCTGATGAAGGTAAAAAACCTTTTACCATAGATACTGATATCTACATTGAAGAAGCCTATAAGATGTTAAATCAATGA